Proteins encoded within one genomic window of Halictus rubicundus isolate RS-2024b unplaced genomic scaffold, iyHalRubi1_principal scaffold0049, whole genome shotgun sequence:
- the LOC143363486 gene encoding uncharacterized protein LOC143363486 encodes MYSASNSYIPRNLILLALLYVLCKLKVWKLISLCFKPCNQYVNCFNTGGTHVYNENVTTPSPQYSVRFTSKPQNEQAFTVEEVSDEPVPIYVKPSKRKTVLKPIL; translated from the exons atgtatagcgcaagcaattcatatattcccagaaa TTTAATCCTACTAGctctattatatgtattatgcaaattaaaagtctggaaactcataagtttatgcttcaaaccttgcaatcagtatgtaaactgtttcaatacaggaggtacccacgtttataacgaaaatgtaacgacaccgtcacctcagtattctgtcaggttcacatcaaaacctcaaaatgagcaagcattcactgtcgaggaagttagcgacgaacccgtaccaatttatgtaaaaccgtcaaagcgtaaaaccgtactcaaaccaatcttgtaa